Proteins from one Oscillatoria nigro-viridis PCC 7112 genomic window:
- a CDS encoding DUF4339 domain-containing protein has translation MALVWVAVWHFWGWPREVEIARGKPEAKKKRSPNYNSPPPNPVEQELNQLKATTGMNRMKPVRRSTQPTPEVAQWYVFRSGEAKGPYTKLQLWEVQEITARTKVRRGEAEWQRAGEIPELASYLTQK, from the coding sequence GTGGCGCTAGTGTGGGTGGCGGTGTGGCATTTCTGGGGGTGGCCGCGCGAAGTAGAAATTGCTAGAGGTAAGCCGGAGGCTAAGAAAAAGCGATCGCCCAATTATAACTCACCGCCTCCCAATCCGGTAGAACAAGAGCTAAATCAGCTCAAAGCCACAACTGGAATGAATCGGATGAAGCCTGTGAGACGATCGACCCAGCCAACTCCTGAAGTTGCTCAATGGTATGTGTTTCGCAGCGGAGAAGCCAAGGGGCCCTATACCAAATTGCAATTATGGGAGGTTCAGGAAATCACAGCCCGAACCAAAGTCCGGCGCGGGGAAGCCGAGTGGCAGCGCGCCGGTGAAATTCCCGAATTAGCGTCGTACCTCACTCAAAAATAA